From Bacteroidota bacterium, a single genomic window includes:
- a CDS encoding tetratricopeptide repeat protein → MQRTDYISPSADSKIAVVMSAMVVAGLILLWIVSAQSAMAQVPVQQVDGVASFDSPEALHAHLERSPNDFQARRQYADMLYDNSRFREAVGQYERFLQHMQGSPDTIQRYLIAIAGYPGDEARGVAAAEKYLAIYPTDHELYMRLGYFRMWQGNFDAAREAFGQALKLNPDHALSQQGLAEATASETLEQRLENPPPASVADPADYPQLDERRYRFIYDLLSYNRYYSAHEQLMLLAERHDGTQRWLELFSQIDVALVRATGNSPVYPIDRYRYLLAHQPDNLLVRYALVDEYLEKDRIEEAYRTLLVPEHIDTQDAGYMHRLQMLDSRRNTWIQERIVELEKQLAEEPENESRISQLIGFFQIARRPEDAVELYRRWLTLHPELDGVRYQYARLLLDIGMYSDALGEASTLLEYNPENVQYLRLYVRIVLACDTPVTDALVRVNNYLESYPEDVDVLLDLSELHLQQGNPQEADMLLRRAFTFGLPQDRGRLLYLDRRIEQALRRDEINREVDALGEARALAVEGQYDNAIAQYESYFQMKGTRTRSDMQEFAQLYSLSGDFQTAASILEAIQRKGYTLSVAKEVARNRYYLGDHAGAIRELEQVIDKNPRDAEAREFLQQVYLESLRYRQADSVYLSRVDRLAENSRLQAEFEERLIQRISLVERAIDTDFVGLVVPVSQYIRAKGSITSYEHWGQGLLTQVTLPAMPRPFMITAGLVSHFVNGTRRLLPGTTNTLTRINQVMAGSYFDITPPVYSANAGYTNRLWLQFGVFDYSGARTVGFADLRYLKQVPNKYTASIGARSTEAALQLWSPAGGEFGLRLTQFDVKARTVNVMPDSTLRLSASLALNLVNGRPDSTLTRIQYNRGTDLRLEASYRVLRNTYLGLSFNNIHYRHTLETYFSPMGYQAYDIWLEYENEVWTKWFWRTRATTGLVSYRRGAFAMRLESDLIYRFNPHLSFSLSGSGGYSVRFLDGQQFLRDEGFKTFVFSGSLYWTL, encoded by the coding sequence ATGCAGCGCACTGATTACATATCACCATCCGCCGACAGCAAGATTGCCGTTGTGATGTCCGCTATGGTTGTTGCTGGTTTGATTTTACTGTGGATTGTTTCTGCACAATCTGCAATGGCGCAGGTGCCCGTTCAGCAAGTGGACGGCGTAGCTTCTTTTGATAGCCCGGAAGCATTACATGCGCACCTCGAACGTTCGCCCAACGACTTTCAGGCGCGCCGGCAATACGCCGACATGTTGTACGACAACAGCCGCTTTCGCGAGGCCGTTGGGCAGTATGAGCGGTTTCTGCAGCACATGCAGGGGTCGCCAGATACCATCCAGCGATACCTCATTGCAATTGCCGGTTACCCGGGTGATGAGGCACGGGGAGTAGCCGCAGCCGAAAAGTACCTCGCCATTTATCCTACCGACCATGAACTGTACATGCGGCTCGGCTATTTCCGCATGTGGCAGGGCAATTTTGATGCTGCGCGAGAAGCGTTTGGACAAGCCCTCAAGTTAAATCCGGACCACGCACTCTCTCAGCAAGGGCTTGCTGAGGCAACTGCGAGTGAAACCCTGGAGCAACGGCTGGAAAACCCGCCGCCCGCTTCTGTAGCTGACCCGGCAGACTATCCGCAACTTGATGAGCGCCGGTATCGCTTTATTTACGACTTGCTCAGTTACAACCGGTATTATTCGGCCCATGAACAACTGATGTTGCTTGCTGAGCGGCACGACGGCACGCAGCGCTGGCTTGAGCTTTTCTCGCAAATTGATGTAGCGCTTGTACGCGCGACAGGTAATTCGCCTGTCTATCCCATCGACCGATACCGGTATTTACTGGCCCACCAGCCCGACAACCTGCTCGTGCGGTATGCGCTGGTAGATGAGTACCTTGAAAAAGATCGGATCGAAGAAGCTTACCGTACGCTCCTGGTCCCCGAACACATCGATACGCAGGATGCAGGATACATGCACCGGTTGCAAATGCTCGACAGCCGGCGGAATACGTGGATCCAGGAACGCATTGTTGAACTGGAAAAACAACTTGCTGAAGAACCGGAGAACGAAAGTAGAATTTCGCAGCTCATCGGGTTTTTCCAGATTGCCAGGCGCCCGGAAGACGCAGTTGAATTGTACCGCCGTTGGCTGACCCTGCACCCTGAACTGGATGGTGTTCGCTATCAGTACGCCCGCCTGTTACTCGATATTGGCATGTACAGCGATGCGCTTGGTGAAGCTTCGACGTTGCTGGAATACAATCCTGAAAATGTGCAATACCTGCGGCTTTACGTGCGTATTGTGCTTGCCTGTGATACACCGGTCACGGATGCGCTTGTCCGGGTGAATAATTATCTGGAATCATATCCGGAAGATGTGGATGTATTGCTTGATTTGTCTGAATTGCATTTGCAGCAAGGCAATCCGCAAGAAGCTGACATGTTGTTGCGGCGGGCATTTACGTTTGGTTTGCCACAAGACCGCGGCCGGCTCCTCTACCTCGATCGCAGAATTGAGCAGGCCCTCCGCCGGGACGAAATTAATCGGGAAGTTGATGCGCTTGGTGAAGCGCGCGCCCTTGCCGTTGAAGGGCAGTACGATAATGCCATCGCGCAGTATGAGTCGTATTTCCAGATGAAAGGCACCCGGACACGCTCAGACATGCAAGAGTTTGCGCAGCTTTATTCGCTTTCAGGGGACTTTCAAACAGCAGCCAGTATTCTTGAAGCGATTCAGCGCAAAGGATACACCCTTTCTGTCGCAAAAGAGGTTGCCCGAAATCGGTATTACCTCGGGGATCACGCCGGCGCCATTCGCGAACTGGAGCAAGTGATCGATAAAAACCCCCGTGATGCGGAAGCCCGCGAGTTTCTCCAGCAGGTCTATCTGGAATCATTGCGTTACCGGCAGGCCGACTCCGTTTACCTTTCCCGCGTGGACCGGTTGGCTGAAAACTCTCGCCTTCAGGCTGAGTTCGAAGAGCGGCTTATACAACGCATTAGTCTCGTGGAGCGGGCTATCGACACAGATTTTGTAGGGCTTGTTGTGCCTGTATCGCAATATATCCGCGCTAAAGGCAGCATCACAAGTTATGAGCACTGGGGACAGGGGTTGCTTACCCAGGTTACTTTGCCAGCAATGCCGCGTCCATTTATGATCACAGCCGGCCTTGTCTCACATTTTGTGAACGGCACGCGCCGCCTGCTGCCTGGTACAACCAATACCCTGACGCGCATCAACCAGGTGATGGCCGGCAGCTATTTTGATATAACGCCGCCTGTTTACTCTGCTAATGCCGGCTACACCAACCGGCTATGGTTGCAGTTTGGCGTATTTGATTATTCTGGCGCCCGTACCGTCGGGTTTGCTGATTTGCGCTACCTGAAGCAGGTGCCGAACAAGTATACGGCGTCAATTGGCGCGCGTAGTACAGAAGCTGCGCTACAATTGTGGTCGCCTGCAGGGGGCGAGTTTGGATTGCGCCTGACCCAGTTTGATGTGAAGGCGCGAACAGTAAACGTTATGCCGGATTCGACCCTGCGCCTGAGCGCTTCTCTTGCACTGAACCTCGTCAATGGCCGACCAGACAGTACCTTGACGCGCATTCAGTATAACAGAGGGACAGACCTTCGACTCGAAGCCAGCTACCGGGTCCTGCGCAATACCTATCTCGGCCTGTCCTTTAACAACATTCATTATCGCCATACGCTTGAAACGTATTTCTCCCCGATGGGCTATCAGGCGTACGATATCTGGCTCGAATACGAAAATGAGGTGTGGACCAAGTGGTTTTGGCGCACACGTGCCACAACTGGCCTGGTATCATACCGTCGTGGTGCATTTGCCATGCGGCTTGAGTCAGACCTTATTTACCGATTTAACCCGCATCTTTCCTTTAGTTTGAGTGGAAGTGGCGGCTACTCTGTAAGATTTCTTGACGGACAGCAGTTCCTCCGTGACGAAGGGTTTAAAACGTTTGTCTTTTCCGGATCGCTGTATTGGACCCTTTAA